The genome window AGAGCGCCAGGATGCGGTCATCCGACAAGCCATCCTGGGTGGTGAAAACCCTGAACCGATCTTGTTTAATTGCGGTCAAGCCGCCGAGTGTGCCAATCCAGATTATTCCTTCGCGGTCTTGATGAATTGCCCAGACGGCATTATTGGATAATCCGTCTTCAATGCGATAGGTGGTGAATTGACCATTCTTTAGTTGCGTCAGACCTGCGGGCGTACCTATCCATAATCTGCCTTCGCGGTCTTCGCAAAGCGCGCGAACGATATTGCTGGCTAACCCATCTTTGACGGTGAAGGTGGTAAATTTTCCGTCTTTGAATTTCGATAAACCTTCCTGTGTGCCAATCCAAAGGCTGCCATCACGACTTTCGCAAATCGTCCAGGTTGTGTCACTCACCAAGCCCTCTTTTGCCGTGAAGGTGGTAAATTTCCGGTCTTTGAAAAGATTCAATCCACCGGCTTCCGTGCCAACCCACAGGTTGCCTTCTTTATCTTCGAGAATCGCCAACACAACATTGTTTGAAAGCCCGTCTTTGGTGGTGTAGGTCGTGAAGCGTTCGCCTTGCAACCGTGACAAGCCGCCCGGCGTGCCAATCCAAAGCGTGTGGTTGCGGTCTTCAAAAATTGAAAAGACGGTGTTGTCGGAAAGACCGCTTTGCATTGTAAACGCGGTGAATTGATTATCGCGAAATCGGCTCAAGCCGCCATCCGTACCAATCCATAAGGTGCTGTTTTGGTCTTCGTGGATTGACCAGACTTTGTTATTCGCTAAACCGTTTTCGGTGGTGAAAACCTGAAAGCGTTCGTCTTTAAAGCGAATGAGTCCGTTTGATGAACCGAACCACAAATCGCCGTTACGGGTTTGATAAATCGGCGCGAAGTTGCTGGCAGGCAATCCCTCAATGATTGTGTAGTTGGTGAAAGTCGAACCATCAAAACGACTCAGCCCTGCTGAAGTGCTGATCCAAAGCTTGCCGGAATTGTCCTGGTAAATCATCCCGATGCTGTTATCGGGAAGCCCGTCATTCATCGTATAAATGGTAAATTTCTGTTCGCGGAAACGATTCAATCCATTCACGGTGCCAATCCACAACTCACCGTCGCGGCTTTCATAAATCGATTCAATCTGGTCGCTCGATAAGCCGTTGCCCGTCGTGTAGGCATTGAATTGTTCATTGTGCCAGCGAATCAAACCGTTTTCAGTGCCGATCCATAAATCGCCTTGTGAATCGGCAAAGAGCACGCGAATCGAATTGCTTTTGAAAGCAGGGGTGTTTTGTTTATCGAATACGCGAAAGCGAATGCCATCAAATCTTGCAAGTCCTTCTTCGGTCGCCAGCCAGATGTAGCCATTATCGGTCTGCACAATTGAACGGACGTTGTTTTGCGGCAAACCATTTTCGGTCTGCCAGACCTCGTGTATGTAAAATGAGATGGGATGTTGTGAATCAAGCGCAAGCGCAGGGCGGTTTAAAGTGAGAAATACGACAGCCAACAGGCAGACAAATTTTAGACAACCGGGTTTGACCATGCATTGAATCCAAAGTTGAATGGGCTTTGCGAACCAGTACGTTTATTAAAGCTTGATTATCACCCGTGAATTTAAACCGTGTCCATCGGGATTGAGGCGTCTCAGGCGGAGGTTCGATGGACACCCACAATCGGTATAAATTGGGTAGAAAGTCATACGCCGAACCACTTTGCTATAGGGAAGAAAACATGAATGAGAAAATAAAAACGCCCGCATAGTTTTCCGAAACTACAGCGGGCGGTTATTAAATCGGCTTTGATAAAAATGTTTCGCTCACAATAAAGAGATAACCATCTAAAAATCAGAACTGCTTACCTCGCGAGAGACTATAACCCAGACTCAAATTATTGTTCTTAAACCGTTGTTCGATGAGTGACTATAACTTTAGTTATAGTCAGCGGAAGTCCGCATTAAAAACCGATGCTTAAACTCTCAGGGTTCGCAAATGCAATGAGATTTTGTCTATCGACACGAAGTTTTGTATTATTGTGCGGCTTCTCAACAGGCACTGCATAATCGGTCAGGGGATTTAGAATTGAAACAGGCTTTTTTTGACACCGGATTATCAGGCTGCCGCATCATCATAAAATATTAATTTGATGAGAGTTTGAAACGAACTCTCGAATTAGAGGATTGATTCGTTGGAACCGATTTCACATTACTATTATTCGCATCGCCTGCGATTGCATTTCTGGGATTGGGGGCAGGATGGCAAACCGGCATTGATTCTGGTGCATGGTGGACTCGACCACGCGCGCAACTGGGATTGGGTAGCGCGCGTTTTGCGCGAACATTTCCATGTCTATGCGGTTGATTTGCGCGGGCATGGCAACAGCGAGTGGACGCATGGGGCGCTCTACAGCATTGCTGAATACATTCTCGATTTATCGGCGCTCGCGGATATCATCAATGCCTTTCCGATTTATCTGGTCGGGCATTCATTGGGTGGGGTGATCGCCTCGCTCTATTCGGGTGTCTATCCTGAGCGTGTGAAAAAACTGGTATCCATAGAAGGTCTGGGACCGCCCGCCGGGCATCGCATTCATCGCCCCGCGCCCGAACGAATGCGCGCCTGGATAGAAGCGATTCGCGACCTTGAACATAAAAAATCACGCAGCTATCCGGGACTTGCAGCGGCGGTTGCGAGAATGAAAGAAGCCAATCCGCATCTTTCCGATGAAGTCGCCGAACACCTGACTTTGCATGGCACGAACTGGAATGCCGATGGCTCGCTGGTGTGGAAGTTCGATAATTATGCGCGCCCGTTTGGCCCTTACGGACAGAATTTGCAGGATGTTCGCGACACTTTCAGTCAGATTGCCTGTCCGGTTTTATTATTCTGGGGAATGGAGAGTTGGGCATCAGACCCGGAAACCGATGACCGCGCCGCGATGATTAAAGACCGGCGCATCGTTAAGGTTCCCAACGCCGGCCACTGGGTGCATCACGATCAACTGGAAGTTTTTTTAAACGCAACCCTGCCATTTTTACTTGAGTAGGTATGCGATAGGAAAATGTAAAATTGTTTACGGATATTGAATGGATTAACCGGGAGCAGGTGTTGATCGCTCCCTCAACGGGATGCATTGAGGAGAATTTGCCAAACCATTTCACTCTTCCAACAACGCGAGAAAGTCGCTGAGCATACGTTCGGTCATTCCCCAGATTGGCCCATGTTCAGACGGGTAAGCAGGCCAACGGCGCTCTTCGCCTCCAATAAAAAGCCGGAATTCGTCGGACAATCCTTCGGTTTTTAAATAATCAACCGAGACCCAGAAAGC of Acidobacteriota bacterium contains these proteins:
- a CDS encoding alpha/beta hydrolase, whose amino-acid sequence is MEPISHYYYSHRLRLHFWDWGQDGKPALILVHGGLDHARNWDWVARVLREHFHVYAVDLRGHGNSEWTHGALYSIAEYILDLSALADIINAFPIYLVGHSLGGVIASLYSGVYPERVKKLVSIEGLGPPAGHRIHRPAPERMRAWIEAIRDLEHKKSRSYPGLAAAVARMKEANPHLSDEVAEHLTLHGTNWNADGSLVWKFDNYARPFGPYGQNLQDVRDTFSQIACPVLLFWGMESWASDPETDDRAAMIKDRRIVKVPNAGHWVHHDQLEVFLNATLPFLLE